A window of the Butyricimonas faecalis genome harbors these coding sequences:
- a CDS encoding DUF4492 domain-containing protein — MLRKAWDLYYDGFRSMPRWGRTLWLIIIIKLCIMFLVFKLWLMPNYLNSHYDSAEERSNHVFEELTTKP; from the coding sequence ATGCTAAGAAAAGCTTGGGACCTATATTACGATGGATTCAGGAGTATGCCCCGCTGGGGAAGAACTCTTTGGCTTATTATCATTATTAAGCTATGCATCATGTTTTTAGTTTTTAAACTTTGGCTCATGCCCAATTACCTCAACTCCCACTACGACAGTGCCGAGGAGAGAAGTAATCATGTTTTTGAAGAATTAACCACAAAACCTTAA
- a CDS encoding cytochrome ubiquinol oxidase subunit I translates to MLLDLTTTTLVEWSRWQFAMTAIYHYMFVPLTLGLALMLAIMETMWVKTGDPSWLNATKFWMKLFGINFAIGVATGLILEFQFGTNWSNYSWFVGDIFGAPLAIEGIIAFFLESTFVAVMFFGWNKVSKRFHLVSTWMVFVGANISALWILVANAWMQNPVGMEFNPLTARNEMDDFWAILFSPTAISKFTHTVTSAYTLSACFVVGVSSWFILKKRNLEFARKSIMLASVFGLISILLTMYTGDSSAQDVTKTQPMKFAAMEGLNEGGNGVEFTVIGIPTIDPSLPTPKMKKMEYAIHIPQMLSFLGYHDFNAYIPGIQNILDGYTSQEGITYPSLEQRMANGRTAIDALKTYKQAVKDGNHHLADSTLQVFKANYSDFGYGYLSSPHDAIPHVPLVFYSFRIMVGLGMLFTLLFILSLWYAKKRKFEKFKLIPYLALVCVPLAYIASQCGWIVAEVGRQPWVVQDLMPTNVAVTKIASDWVITTFWMFAILFTVLLIAELKIMFHQIKKGPENHES, encoded by the coding sequence ATGCTTCTTGATCTGACAACAACCACTCTGGTGGAGTGGTCACGATGGCAATTCGCCATGACAGCAATTTATCATTATATGTTTGTACCCTTGACCTTGGGTCTGGCTCTGATGCTCGCCATCATGGAAACCATGTGGGTAAAAACGGGCGATCCAAGTTGGCTGAATGCCACTAAATTCTGGATGAAACTATTCGGCATTAACTTTGCCATCGGCGTGGCTACCGGATTAATTCTGGAATTCCAATTCGGGACAAACTGGTCAAACTACTCTTGGTTCGTGGGGGATATTTTCGGTGCCCCGCTGGCCATTGAAGGTATTATCGCGTTTTTCTTGGAATCCACCTTCGTGGCCGTTATGTTCTTTGGTTGGAATAAAGTAAGCAAACGCTTCCATCTGGTTTCAACTTGGATGGTATTTGTCGGGGCAAATATTTCAGCTTTATGGATTCTGGTTGCCAATGCTTGGATGCAAAATCCTGTCGGCATGGAATTCAACCCTCTGACAGCGAGGAATGAAATGGATGACTTTTGGGCAATTCTCTTCTCTCCCACCGCGATCAGTAAATTTACCCACACGGTAACTTCGGCCTACACGCTCTCGGCCTGTTTCGTGGTAGGAGTGAGCTCATGGTTCATCCTGAAGAAAAGAAACCTGGAATTCGCTCGTAAGAGTATCATGCTTGCCTCCGTGTTCGGGTTAATCAGTATCCTGCTCACGATGTACACGGGGGATTCCAGTGCACAGGATGTAACCAAAACACAACCCATGAAATTCGCTGCCATGGAAGGCTTGAACGAGGGTGGTAACGGGGTAGAATTCACCGTAATCGGTATTCCGACAATCGATCCATCATTACCGACACCCAAGATGAAAAAAATGGAGTACGCGATCCATATACCCCAAATGCTTTCCTTTCTGGGGTATCACGACTTCAACGCCTACATCCCCGGTATTCAAAATATTTTAGACGGTTACACGTCACAAGAAGGTATCACCTATCCCTCTTTGGAACAGCGTATGGCTAACGGCCGCACCGCCATCGATGCCTTGAAGACATATAAACAAGCCGTGAAAGACGGAAATCATCACCTTGCCGACAGCACGTTACAAGTCTTTAAAGCCAACTACTCCGACTTCGGGTACGGCTATTTGTCTTCACCACACGATGCAATTCCCCATGTGCCACTCGTGTTCTATAGCTTCCGAATCATGGTCGGCCTGGGGATGCTATTTACACTTCTATTCATTCTTTCCTTGTGGTATGCAAAGAAAAGAAAATTCGAGAAATTCAAACTAATTCCTTACCTGGCTCTTGTCTGCGTTCCCTTGGCTTACATCGCCTCCCAATGCGGTTGGATCGTGGCAGAGGTGGGCCGCCAACCTTGGGTCGTACAAGACTTAATGCCCACGAATGTCGCCGTTACCAAAATAGCGTCCGACTGGGTAATCACCACATTCTGGATGTTCGCCATACTTTTCACCGTCCTACTCATTGCGGAACTGAAAATTATGTTCCACCAGATAAAAAAGGGACCGGAAAATCATGAATCATAA
- the ahpF gene encoding alkyl hydroperoxide reductase subunit F, whose protein sequence is MLDISLKDQLKNIFAVLEAQYTLDIAVAPQHESRQELTEMLADVAECTDKISCRIREGKELEFALLKNGEPTGIKFRGVPNGHEFTSLLLAIMNADGKGKNFPDETICNRVKALKGPIHLTTYVSLTCTNCPDVVQALNAMATLNPQIHHEMVDGAIYQDEVEELKIQGVPSVFADGKLIHVGRGEFGELLNKLEAQYGIQENTLETKEKSYDVIVLGGGPAGSAAAIYSARKGLNVAVIAERIGGQVKETVGIENLISVPETTGNQLADNLRTHLQCYPIDLLEHRRIEKIELKDKQKELSTATGEKFSAPAVIVATGASWRKLNVPGEAEYIGRGVAFCPHCDGPFYKGKHVAVVGGGNSGIEAAIDLAGICSKVTVLEFLDHLKADQVLQEKLKSLPNVEVFVSSQTLEVIGNGDKVTGIRVKNRATEEARTIELDGIFVQIGLMPNSGVFREVVDTNRMGEIAIDTHCRTNIPGIYAAGDVSTVPYKQIIIAMGEGAKAALSAFEDRMRGAI, encoded by the coding sequence ATGCTAGATATCTCTTTAAAAGATCAACTTAAAAACATTTTCGCTGTTTTAGAGGCACAATACACGTTGGACATCGCCGTAGCTCCTCAACACGAAAGTCGTCAGGAATTAACAGAGATGTTGGCTGACGTGGCTGAATGTACGGATAAAATTTCTTGCCGGATTAGAGAGGGAAAGGAATTAGAGTTTGCTTTACTGAAAAACGGAGAGCCCACAGGTATCAAATTCCGGGGTGTTCCCAATGGGCACGAGTTCACCTCTCTTCTGCTTGCCATCATGAATGCAGACGGGAAAGGAAAGAATTTTCCGGACGAGACCATTTGTAACCGGGTAAAAGCATTGAAAGGCCCGATTCACTTGACAACCTACGTATCTTTAACTTGTACCAACTGTCCGGATGTCGTGCAGGCATTAAATGCCATGGCTACATTAAATCCACAAATCCACCACGAAATGGTTGACGGGGCCATCTATCAGGATGAAGTAGAAGAATTAAAGATACAGGGTGTACCTTCCGTGTTTGCTGATGGAAAACTTATTCATGTCGGAAGAGGAGAATTCGGTGAATTATTAAACAAACTTGAGGCACAATACGGGATCCAAGAAAACACGCTGGAGACGAAAGAAAAAAGTTATGATGTCATCGTTCTAGGAGGAGGCCCAGCGGGTTCGGCAGCCGCCATTTACTCTGCACGAAAAGGATTGAACGTGGCAGTTATAGCGGAACGCATCGGGGGACAAGTCAAAGAAACGGTGGGAATTGAAAACCTGATCTCTGTCCCGGAAACAACAGGAAATCAATTGGCAGATAATTTACGGACACATTTACAATGTTACCCGATTGACTTGTTAGAACATCGGCGAATCGAAAAAATAGAATTAAAGGACAAACAAAAAGAACTTTCCACGGCTACCGGGGAGAAATTCTCCGCACCGGCAGTTATCGTGGCTACCGGAGCCAGTTGGAGAAAACTGAACGTACCGGGAGAGGCAGAGTATATCGGCAGAGGTGTCGCGTTCTGCCCACATTGCGACGGACCGTTCTACAAAGGCAAACACGTTGCTGTTGTAGGAGGAGGAAACTCAGGGATAGAGGCTGCCATTGATTTGGCAGGAATATGTTCAAAAGTTACCGTATTGGAATTCCTGGACCATTTAAAGGCCGACCAAGTGTTGCAAGAAAAACTAAAGAGTCTACCCAACGTGGAAGTCTTTGTCAGTTCACAAACTCTTGAAGTTATCGGCAACGGGGATAAGGTAACAGGTATTCGGGTAAAAAATCGGGCAACCGAAGAGGCTCGCACCATCGAATTGGACGGAATTTTCGTTCAGATCGGGCTAATGCCCAATAGCGGTGTTTTCCGGGAAGTGGTCGACACGAATCGAATGGGAGAAATTGCTATTGACACGCATTGCCGTACGAATATTCCGGGAATCTATGCCGCGGGAGATGTCTCCACAGTCCCCTACAAACAAATCATCATCGCCATGGGAGAAGGAGCAAAAGCAGCCCTTTCGGCCTTTGAGGACCGGATGCGAGGAGCTATTTGA
- a CDS encoding cytochrome d ubiquinol oxidase subunit II, translating to MNMEFLQHYWWILISLLGGLLVFLLFVQGGQTLLYTIAKTEDERNLLVNSLGRKWEFTFTTLVVFGGAFFASFPLFYSTSFGGAYLAWMVVLFCFVMQAVSYEYRRKAGNLLGEKTYNLFLIINGVIGTICIGAVVGSFFTGNPFKLGEMNDVTWMSPWRGIEVLFNVANLCLGLAIFFLSRTLASLYFMNNIKHDAIYARSKKQVLYNSIPFVVLLLAFLAIILLGKGYAIMEDKSIQLVPYKYFHNLLEMPLNTLVLLIGVIGVLFGIIQSILKPHWKKGIWFSGIGIVLAVIALFIVAGFNNTAFYPSYTDLNSSLTIYNASSSLYTLKTMAYVSLASPIVLAYIFYAWRALNKKQIDIQDVKDDHHAY from the coding sequence ATGAATATGGAATTTCTTCAACACTACTGGTGGATTTTAATATCATTGCTTGGCGGATTGCTCGTATTCCTGCTATTCGTGCAAGGTGGACAAACACTATTATATACCATTGCCAAGACCGAAGATGAACGCAATCTCTTGGTCAACAGTTTGGGGCGTAAATGGGAATTCACGTTTACCACATTAGTCGTATTCGGGGGAGCATTCTTTGCCAGTTTCCCGCTATTCTATTCAACCAGTTTCGGGGGAGCTTATCTCGCCTGGATGGTTGTTCTGTTCTGTTTCGTGATGCAGGCCGTTTCCTACGAGTACCGCCGGAAAGCCGGAAACTTGCTCGGCGAAAAGACCTACAACCTATTCCTGATCATTAACGGGGTCATCGGCACCATCTGTATCGGGGCTGTTGTCGGGTCTTTCTTCACGGGCAACCCGTTTAAACTGGGAGAAATGAACGATGTTACCTGGATGAGTCCTTGGAGAGGCATCGAGGTGCTATTCAACGTAGCCAACCTCTGCCTGGGGCTAGCTATTTTCTTTTTGTCCCGCACATTGGCCTCCCTCTATTTCATGAATAACATCAAACACGATGCGATTTACGCAAGAAGTAAAAAACAAGTACTATACAACTCGATCCCTTTCGTTGTACTTCTACTTGCCTTTCTAGCCATCATATTGCTGGGCAAAGGCTACGCTATCATGGAAGATAAGAGCATCCAACTCGTTCCATACAAATATTTCCACAACCTACTGGAAATGCCTCTGAACACGCTTGTCTTACTGATCGGGGTCATCGGGGTATTATTCGGAATCATCCAATCCATCTTGAAACCCCACTGGAAAAAAGGAATCTGGTTCTCCGGAATCGGAATCGTTCTGGCTGTAATCGCCCTGTTTATCGTGGCAGGATTCAATAACACGGCATTCTACCCGTCATACACAGATCTCAATTCGTCCCTGACCATTTACAATGCCTCTTCCTCCCTCTACACGTTGAAAACCATGGCATACGTATCATTGGCCTCCCCCATCGTACTGGCTTATATATTCTACGCTTGGCGTGCTCTCAACAAAAAACAGATTGACATACAGGACGTGAAAGACGACCACCATGCATACTGA
- the ahpC gene encoding alkyl hydroperoxide reductase subunit C, translating into MEPIINSQLPEFKVQAFHNGEFKTISSEDIKGKWAIFFFYPADFTFVCPTELVDVAEKYEQFQAMGVEVYSVSTDSHFVHKAWHDASESIRKIKYPMLADPTGVLSRGFGVMIEEDGMAYRGTFVVNPEGKIKIAEIHDNNIGRNADELLRKVEAAQFVAEHPNEVCPAKWKKGASTLKPSIDLVGKI; encoded by the coding sequence ATGGAACCAATTATCAATTCACAACTTCCTGAGTTCAAAGTTCAGGCATTTCATAACGGAGAGTTTAAAACAATAAGTAGCGAAGACATAAAAGGCAAGTGGGCAATCTTCTTTTTCTACCCCGCAGATTTTACCTTTGTTTGTCCGACCGAACTCGTTGACGTGGCAGAGAAATACGAGCAGTTTCAAGCCATGGGAGTAGAAGTCTACTCTGTAAGCACGGATTCTCATTTCGTACACAAAGCATGGCACGATGCCTCGGAAAGTATCCGTAAAATCAAATACCCGATGTTGGCTGACCCGACCGGAGTGTTGAGCCGAGGTTTCGGGGTGATGATCGAGGAAGACGGAATGGCTTATCGCGGGACATTCGTGGTAAACCCGGAAGGAAAGATCAAGATTGCTGAAATTCACGACAACAACATCGGACGTAATGCCGACGAATTACTTCGAAAAGTAGAAGCCGCTCAATTCGTGGCAGAACACCCGAACGAAGTTTGCCCTGCAAAATGGAAAAAAGGAGCAAGCACGCTGAAACCGAGTATTGATTTGGTTGGAAAAATCTAA
- a CDS encoding DUF3791 domain-containing protein gives MKNLIELSHTELILSFAASCIEGVARKLGIPYQEVFARMKRVGMIENYILPYYDTLHTESREHVTDNMVECLITWEAKR, from the coding sequence ATGAAAAATCTAATAGAATTATCGCACACGGAACTAATACTATCATTCGCCGCCTCTTGCATCGAAGGCGTTGCTCGCAAACTTGGAATCCCTTACCAAGAAGTATTTGCCCGTATGAAACGCGTGGGTATGATTGAAAATTACATTCTACCCTACTATGACACGCTCCACACGGAAAGTCGTGAACATGTAACTGACAATATGGTGGAATGTTTAATAACATGGGAGGCAAAACGATGA
- a CDS encoding amidophosphoribosyltransferase — protein sequence MSGFFGCVSRRDCVADVFYGTDYHSHLGTKRAGLAFYNGTEFNRSIHSLESAYFRNKFEPELDRFAGSNLGVGVISDMESQPITVTSHLGRFAVVVVGRLANLDEIVDEFLKERKHFAELSSSTVNQTEVVAMLINAGNTFKEGIENVYNKVKGSCSFLILTETGIYAARDKYGRTPIILGKNEDGYVVASESSSFTNLGYTIVRDIQPREALQITRDGITQVTTPGCKKQICSFLWVYYGYPSSYYEGINVEDARYRCGAAIAEKDDVKVDYVAGIPDSGVGHAIGYSNARCLPYKRPFVKYTPTWPRSFMPQNQAMRDLVAKMKLLPNEAFTRDARILFLDDSIVRGTQLKDNVVKLKECGVKEVHMRIACPPLVYPCVFLNFSSSRSNFDLFTRRVIRDLEGTSDLTEEILKPYTDPDSEKYKKMQEVMAQHLQLDSLKFQRLEDIVKAIGLPKEELCTHCWDNSSYM from the coding sequence ATGAGCGGATTTTTTGGCTGTGTATCTCGTAGAGATTGTGTTGCCGACGTGTTTTACGGTACAGACTACCATTCTCATCTGGGGACGAAACGTGCGGGACTTGCTTTTTATAACGGCACGGAATTTAATCGTTCTATCCATAGTTTGGAGAGTGCCTATTTCCGGAATAAATTTGAACCGGAACTGGATCGTTTTGCCGGATCTAACTTGGGAGTCGGGGTGATCAGTGATATGGAATCTCAGCCCATCACGGTGACCTCGCATTTGGGACGGTTTGCAGTCGTGGTGGTTGGGCGTTTGGCGAACTTGGACGAGATCGTGGACGAGTTTTTGAAGGAACGCAAGCATTTTGCCGAATTGTCGAGTTCGACGGTGAACCAGACGGAGGTGGTGGCGATGCTGATCAATGCCGGAAATACATTCAAGGAGGGGATCGAGAACGTGTATAATAAAGTCAAGGGGTCTTGCTCCTTTCTGATCCTGACGGAAACAGGGATTTACGCGGCCCGGGATAAATATGGGCGGACGCCGATTATCCTGGGGAAAAATGAGGATGGGTACGTGGTGGCTAGCGAGAGTTCCTCGTTCACGAATCTGGGCTACACGATCGTGCGGGATATTCAACCGCGGGAGGCTTTACAGATTACTCGGGACGGGATCACGCAAGTGACGACTCCGGGATGCAAGAAACAGATTTGTTCTTTCTTGTGGGTGTATTACGGTTATCCTTCTTCTTATTACGAGGGAATTAACGTGGAAGATGCCCGTTATCGTTGTGGGGCGGCTATTGCCGAGAAGGATGACGTGAAGGTGGACTATGTGGCAGGAATACCGGATTCGGGAGTCGGTCACGCGATTGGTTACTCGAATGCCCGTTGCCTGCCGTACAAGCGTCCTTTCGTGAAGTACACGCCTACGTGGCCTCGTAGTTTTATGCCGCAGAATCAGGCCATGCGGGATTTAGTAGCCAAAATGAAGTTGTTGCCTAACGAGGCGTTTACGCGGGATGCCCGGATACTTTTCTTGGATGATTCGATCGTGCGAGGAACGCAGTTGAAGGATAACGTGGTGAAGTTGAAGGAATGCGGGGTGAAAGAGGTTCATATGCGGATTGCTTGTCCGCCGCTGGTGTATCCTTGCGTGTTCTTGAATTTTTCGTCTTCTCGTTCTAATTTTGACTTGTTTACCCGTCGGGTGATTCGGGATTTGGAAGGGACGTCCGATTTGACGGAAGAGATACTGAAACCGTATACTGATCCCGATTCCGAGAAGTATAAGAAGATGCAGGAAGTGATGGCTCAACATTTGCAATTGGATTCATTGAAATTCCAACGATTGGAAGATATTGTGAAGGCCATCGGATTGCCGAAAGAAGAGCTTTGTACTCACTGTTGGGACAATTCTTCTTATATGTAA
- a CDS encoding GlmU family protein, which produces MKIILFDDKSWGTLRPLTFTRPISELRVGILTIREKWEKRFGDKVAYLTKDYLQEKFPLSVEDDNLLVNGSVCPNDELMREIKSLQAGEMLLQGDCLIAVRMGRQDVATFDPVTIPDFICKEYTGEFTRVVYPYHLFSRNAQELEIDFRLITEGRESAPLNSSVQVYGKYPVFVEEGAVVRCAVINTEGGPVYIGKDAEIMEGVLVRGPLAMCEHSVLTMGAKVYGATTLGPYCKCGGEVNNVVMIGYSNKAHDGFLGNSVLGEWCNIGAGTNNSNLKNTYVEVKLWDYETKHFCRTGLQFCGLIMGDHAKLGISTMINTGTVIGVGTNIFGSDFPRNFVPSFSWGGASGFTEHKMNQFVSTAEAVMKRRNKTFDDVDRRILEHVFADPER; this is translated from the coding sequence ATGAAAATAATTTTGTTTGATGATAAAAGTTGGGGAACTTTAAGACCCTTGACTTTTACTCGTCCGATTTCTGAATTGAGGGTAGGAATTCTCACGATCCGGGAAAAGTGGGAAAAACGGTTTGGAGATAAGGTTGCATATCTGACCAAAGATTACCTTCAGGAAAAGTTCCCGTTGTCTGTGGAAGACGATAATTTGCTTGTCAATGGTTCGGTTTGTCCGAATGATGAATTGATGCGGGAGATTAAGTCTTTGCAGGCTGGAGAGATGTTATTACAGGGTGATTGTCTGATCGCCGTGCGAATGGGTAGACAGGACGTTGCAACCTTTGATCCGGTGACGATACCCGATTTTATATGTAAAGAATACACGGGAGAGTTTACCCGTGTTGTTTATCCTTATCATTTGTTTTCACGGAATGCCCAAGAGTTGGAGATTGATTTCCGGTTGATTACGGAAGGGCGTGAAAGTGCCCCGCTGAATAGCAGCGTGCAGGTGTACGGGAAGTATCCCGTTTTCGTGGAAGAGGGGGCTGTTGTACGTTGTGCAGTAATTAACACGGAGGGAGGCCCGGTATATATCGGTAAGGATGCCGAGATTATGGAAGGTGTTCTCGTGCGAGGACCATTGGCTATGTGTGAACATTCGGTACTGACGATGGGGGCCAAAGTGTACGGGGCGACAACCTTAGGCCCGTATTGTAAATGTGGGGGAGAGGTGAACAACGTCGTGATGATTGGTTATTCGAATAAGGCTCATGACGGATTCCTCGGGAATTCCGTGTTGGGCGAGTGGTGTAACATTGGTGCCGGGACGAATAATTCCAATCTGAAAAACACTTACGTGGAAGTGAAACTGTGGGATTACGAGACGAAGCATTTTTGTCGGACCGGACTCCAATTCTGCGGTTTGATCATGGGTGACCATGCAAAATTGGGTATTTCTACCATGATTAATACCGGAACGGTGATCGGTGTGGGGACTAATATTTTCGGTTCGGATTTCCCCCGGAATTTTGTTCCTTCCTTCTCATGGGGAGGTGCCAGCGGTTTCACGGAGCATAAAATGAATCAATTCGTTTCCACGGCTGAAGCTGTTATGAAACGCCGGAACAAAACGTTTGATGATGTCGATCGCCGAATTCTCGAACACGTGTTTGCGGATCCTGAACGATAG
- a CDS encoding DUF3990 domain-containing protein, with product MFNNMGGKTMTITVYHGGTEQVNSPLCRLGRENLDFGRGFYVTDIKEQAYRWAITTAKRRKTQAVINIYQLDRDAILTEARCKIFKAYDTEWLNFIVASRRGENPASIYDYVEGGVANDRVIDTINLYMSGLMSADVALQRLAQYQPNNQICLLDQSITDKYLVYERTELAE from the coding sequence ATGTTTAATAACATGGGAGGCAAAACGATGACTATAACCGTGTATCATGGTGGAACGGAGCAAGTGAACTCACCTCTGTGTCGATTAGGACGAGAGAATTTGGATTTCGGTCGTGGTTTCTATGTGACCGATATAAAAGAACAAGCGTATCGTTGGGCTATCACAACGGCCAAACGCCGTAAAACCCAAGCAGTCATTAACATCTATCAACTTGATCGTGACGCTATTCTGACTGAAGCCCGTTGCAAGATATTTAAAGCCTACGATACAGAGTGGCTGAACTTTATCGTCGCCAGCCGCAGAGGCGAGAATCCTGCATCCATTTACGACTATGTAGAAGGAGGCGTAGCCAATGACCGGGTTATCGATACGATAAACTTATACATGTCCGGCTTGATGAGTGCCGATGTAGCATTGCAACGCCTAGCCCAATATCAGCCCAACAACCAAATATGTTTGTTAGACCAAAGTATTACAGACAAATATCTTGTTTATGAAAGAACAGAACTTGCAGAATGA
- a CDS encoding type B 50S ribosomal protein L31 — protein sequence MKKGIHPENYRLVAFKDMSNGTTTITKSTAATKETIEIDGVEYPLVKMEISNSSHPFYTGKIKLIDTAGRVDKFMNRYKNHMENRKK from the coding sequence ATGAAAAAGGGCATACATCCTGAAAATTACAGATTAGTAGCGTTTAAAGATATGTCTAATGGAACGACTACAATCACCAAGTCTACTGCTGCAACGAAGGAGACTATCGAGATCGACGGAGTTGAATATCCATTAGTAAAGATGGAAATTTCCAACTCTTCACACCCGTTCTATACCGGTAAGATTAAATTGATTGACACGGCAGGACGTGTTGACAAGTTCATGAACCGTTACAAGAACCACATGGAAAACAGAAAGAAATAA
- a CDS encoding AI-2E family transporter has product MNNIGKYCLGGFALAVVGFLCWYFSSIIAYILIAVIISFLGRPVMNCLERLKVKGVRLPEGLRAAIALVCIWVVFILFFYTVIPLVSQEFQSLSDISITNIVNKFEDPLADLEQGLKRFGILEPDQDVKEYIVTNLKSVVDVSQIQNMFGSLAGTISSIFIALFSVTFMAFFFLKDSKLFYRMLLTVIPTRYGEGVGNALDSIQKLLMRYFIGITFEVLIVMGLNILGLTIVGLPFNNAVLIGLITGITNVIPYIGPLIGAAFGLSVGIATNVDVDFYTVVFPLLVYMSIVFIITQLIDNVVLQPLIYGNSVHAHPMEIFLVILIAGNLAGIPGMILAIPGYTVLRVILREFFNKYKLVKSLTKGLEDGK; this is encoded by the coding sequence ATGAATAATATAGGAAAGTATTGTCTTGGAGGATTCGCTTTGGCGGTTGTGGGATTTTTGTGCTGGTATTTTTCCTCCATAATAGCTTATATTTTGATTGCCGTGATCATCTCTTTTTTGGGGCGACCGGTGATGAATTGCTTGGAACGGCTGAAGGTCAAAGGGGTTCGGCTGCCGGAAGGCTTGCGAGCCGCGATAGCTCTGGTTTGTATCTGGGTGGTATTTATCCTTTTCTTTTACACGGTAATCCCGTTGGTGAGTCAAGAGTTCCAGTCATTAAGTGATATTAGTATCACGAATATCGTGAACAAGTTTGAAGATCCTCTGGCCGATTTGGAACAAGGATTGAAACGGTTTGGAATTCTTGAACCGGATCAAGATGTGAAAGAGTATATCGTGACGAACTTGAAGTCGGTGGTGGATGTCTCGCAGATTCAAAATATGTTCGGATCCTTGGCAGGCACGATCAGTAGTATTTTCATCGCCTTGTTTTCCGTAACGTTTATGGCCTTCTTTTTTTTGAAGGATAGTAAGTTATTTTACCGGATGTTGTTGACCGTCATACCGACACGTTACGGGGAAGGCGTGGGGAATGCGTTGGACTCGATTCAAAAATTATTGATGCGTTATTTTATCGGGATTACCTTCGAGGTACTGATCGTGATGGGGTTGAATATTTTGGGATTGACGATCGTGGGGCTTCCGTTTAATAACGCGGTATTGATTGGTTTGATCACGGGGATTACGAATGTCATTCCTTATATTGGTCCTCTGATCGGGGCGGCCTTCGGGTTGTCTGTTGGGATTGCAACGAATGTGGATGTCGATTTTTATACAGTGGTATTTCCTTTGTTGGTATACATGAGTATTGTTTTTATTATTACCCAGTTGATAGATAACGTGGTGTTACAGCCTTTGATTTACGGGAATAGTGTTCACGCTCACCCGATGGAGATTTTTTTGGTGATACTGATCGCGGGAAATCTGGCGGGTATACCGGGAATGATCTTGGCGATACCGGGGTACACGGTTTTGAGGGTAATATTGAGGGAATTTTTTAATAAATATAAATTGGTCAAGTCCTTGACCAAAGGACTGGAAGATGGAAAATGA